A window of Mangifera indica cultivar Alphonso chromosome 13, CATAS_Mindica_2.1, whole genome shotgun sequence contains these coding sequences:
- the LOC123194961 gene encoding VIN3-like protein 1 isoform X2 produces the protein MDLEDKFLAKVSGVQSLSSSVHSTPEKIGHSDDASRSPELLQEFVKSGPKKELLRSCFDKDKKNSASSKSKMAELPKSNNKTIKKHDSKKVSSSPTNQSSRKQQRKGENPIRLPPPSEQSPDFGCSNTWICKNSACRAVRSIDDTFCKRCSCCICHLFDDNKDPSLWLVCTSESGEEDSCGLSCHIECALQQEKVGVVDLGQLMQLDGSYCCAACGKVSGILGCWKKQLIVAKDARRLDVLCYRIYLSYRLLSGTSRFKELHNIIKDAKSKLETEVGPVNGLSAKMARGIVSRLSVAGDVQKLCCLAIEKADEWLASISNVNPNCREDSLPAACRFLFEEVTSSSVIVILIELSTTSSDDIKGYKLWYCKSREEVHRKEPVCVFPRAQRRILISNLQPCTEYSFRIVSYTDAGDMGHSEAKCFTKSVEILHKNLNSTLAMKRNKANTIVEGSCSNAERESKMTMGVCSGFKVRDLGKILHLAWAREQGCLEGFCSADIECYGANRVGKPETPEEDPMPPISHGLDLNVVSVPDLNEELTPPFESSRDEDNGCTFEQAVEADDDAVSHDIEKNPLARSHGSGDSQTWTHGPAVDSWAELCRKRSAHSNEEPHDCDSTLINGSPFHISDGSGCLDEDFEDCVKIIRWLEREGHINQDFRLKLLTWFSLRSTEQERRVVNTFIQTLIDDPSSLAGQLVDSFSDIVSSKRPRNAFCSKLWH, from the exons TTTCTGGCGTTCAAAGCCTTTCTTCCAGTGTGCACAGCACCCCTGAGAAAATCGGGCATTCAGATGATGCTTCAAGGAGTCCAGAACTCCTCCAGGAGTTTGTGAAATCCGGACCAAAGAAGGAACTTCTTCGAAGTTGTTTTGATAAGGACAAGAAAAACTCAGCTTCATCAAAAAGCAAAATGGCTGAACTTCCAAAAAGTAATAACAAGACAATTAAGAAGCATGATTCAAAAAAGGTTTCTTCAAGTCCCACCAATCAGTCTTCTAGGAAGCAACAGAGAAAGGGGGAGAACCCCATACGACTGCCTCCTCCTTCTGAGCAATCTCCAGATTTTGGATGTTCAAACACATGGATCTGTAAAAATTCTGCTTGTAGAGCTGTTCGGTCCATTGATGACACATTTTGCAAGAGGTGTTCTTGTTGTATCTGTCACCTGTTTGATGACAATAAGGACCCTAGCCTCTGGTTGGTTTGTACATCTGAATCTGGTGAAGAGGACTCCTGTGGACTATCTTGTCACATTGAGTGTGCCCTTCAACAAGAAAAGGTTGGGGTTGTTGATCTTGGGCAATTAATGCAGCTAGATGGCAGTTATTGTTGTGCTGCTTGTGGTAAAGTGTCGGGGATTCTTGG ATGTTGGAAGAAGCAACTAATTGTAGCTAAGGATGCTCGTCGACTGGATGTACTttgttatagaatttatttaagCTATAGGCTCCTCAGTGGGACTTCAAGGTTCAAAGAATtgcataatattataaaagatgCGAAGTCCAAGCTAGAAACAGAGGTGGGTCCAGTGAATGGACTTTCTGCAAAGATGGCACGCGGCATTGTCAGCAGACTCTCTGTAGCTGGAGATGTGCAGAAACTTTGTTGTCTTGCTATTGAGAAGGCAGATGAATGGCTGGCATCTATTTCTAATGTCAATCCAAACTGCAGAG AGGATTCACTTCCTGCTGCTTGCAGGTTTCTATTTGAAGAGGTGACCTCTTCCTCTGtcattgttattttgattgaattgtCTACCACATCATCTGATGATATTAAAGGCTACAAACTCTGGTATTGCAAGAGTAGAGAAGAAGTGCACAGAAAGGAGCCTGTTTGTGTTTTTCCAAGGGCTCAGAGAAGGATTTTGATTTCCAATCTTCAGCCCTGCACGGAGTACAGTTTTCGTATTGTTTCTTATACAGATGCTGGTGACATGGGTCATTCAGAGGCTAAGTGTTTCACCAAAAGTGTGGAGATACTTCACAAGAACCTTAATTCGACATTAGCCATGAAACGTAATAAGGCAAATACCATTGTTGAAGGAAGTTGCTCTAATGCTGAGAGAGAATCCAAAATGACAATGGGAGTATGTTCTGGGTTCAAGGTTCGAGACCTCGGAAAGATCTTGCATCTGGCCTGGGCTCGAGAACAAGGATGCCTTGAAGGGTTTTGCAGTGCTGACATAGAGTGCTATGGAGCAAACAGAGTGGGCAAGCCGGAAACTCCTGAAGAAGATCCAATGCCGCCCATTTCACATGGGCTTGACCTAAATGTTGTTTCAGTACCTGATTTGAATGAAGAACTAACGCCTCCATTTGAGTCCTCAAGAGATGAAGATAATGGATGCACTTTTGAGCAAGCTGTTGAAGCAGATGACGATGCTGTTTCTCATGACATAGAGAAAAACCCTTTAGCAAGATCTCATGGTAGTGGTGACTCCCAGACTTGGACCCATGGGCCAGCTGTTGATTCCTGGGCTGAGTTGTGCAGGAAAAGATCGGCACACTCAAATGAAGAGCCGCATGACTGCGATAGTACTCTGATTAATGGGTCTCCATTTCACATTTCTGATGGTTCAGGTTGCTTAGATGAGGACTTCGAGGACTGTGTCAAGATAATTCGATGGCTAGAACGTGAAGGCCATATTAACCAAGATTTTAGGCTGAAATTACTAACATGGTTTAGTTTAAGATCAACAGAGCAAGAACGTAGGGTGGTTAATACGTTTATTCAAACTCTGATTGATGATCCAAGTAGCTTAGCAGGACAGTTGGTTGACTCTTTTTCTGATATTGTATCAAGCAAGAGGCCTCGGAATGCGTTCTGTAGTAAGCTGTGGCATTAG
- the LOC123194961 gene encoding VIN3-like protein 1 isoform X3 → MAELPKSNNKTIKKHDSKKVSSSPTNQSSRKQQRKGENPIRLPPPSEQSPDFGCSNTWICKNSACRAVRSIDDTFCKRCSCCICHLFDDNKDPSLWLVCTSESGEEDSCGLSCHIECALQQEKVGVVDLGQLMQLDGSYCCAACGKVSGILGCWKKQLIVAKDARRLDVLCYRIYLSYRLLSGTSRFKELHNIIKDAKSKLETEVGPVNGLSAKMARGIVSRLSVAGDVQKLCCLAIEKADEWLASISNVNPNCREDSLPAACRFLFEEVTSSSVIVILIELSTTSSDDIKGYKLWYCKSREEVHRKEPVCVFPRAQRRILISNLQPCTEYSFRIVSYTDAGDMGHSEAKCFTKSVEILHKNLNSTLAMKRNKANTIVEGSCSNAERESKMTMGVCSGFKVRDLGKILHLAWAREQGCLEGFCSADIECYGANRVGKPETPEEDPMPPISHGLDLNVVSVPDLNEELTPPFESSRDEDNGCTFEQAVEADDDAVSHDIEKNPLARSHGSGDSQTWTHGPAVDSWAELCRKRSAHSNEEPHDCDSTLINGSPFHISDGSGCLDEDFEDCVKIIRWLEREGHINQDFRLKLLTWFSLRSTEQERRVVNTFIQTLIDDPSSLAGQLVDSFSDIVSSKRPRNAFCSKLWH, encoded by the exons ATGGCTGAACTTCCAAAAAGTAATAACAAGACAATTAAGAAGCATGATTCAAAAAAGGTTTCTTCAAGTCCCACCAATCAGTCTTCTAGGAAGCAACAGAGAAAGGGGGAGAACCCCATACGACTGCCTCCTCCTTCTGAGCAATCTCCAGATTTTGGATGTTCAAACACATGGATCTGTAAAAATTCTGCTTGTAGAGCTGTTCGGTCCATTGATGACACATTTTGCAAGAGGTGTTCTTGTTGTATCTGTCACCTGTTTGATGACAATAAGGACCCTAGCCTCTGGTTGGTTTGTACATCTGAATCTGGTGAAGAGGACTCCTGTGGACTATCTTGTCACATTGAGTGTGCCCTTCAACAAGAAAAGGTTGGGGTTGTTGATCTTGGGCAATTAATGCAGCTAGATGGCAGTTATTGTTGTGCTGCTTGTGGTAAAGTGTCGGGGATTCTTGG ATGTTGGAAGAAGCAACTAATTGTAGCTAAGGATGCTCGTCGACTGGATGTACTttgttatagaatttatttaagCTATAGGCTCCTCAGTGGGACTTCAAGGTTCAAAGAATtgcataatattataaaagatgCGAAGTCCAAGCTAGAAACAGAGGTGGGTCCAGTGAATGGACTTTCTGCAAAGATGGCACGCGGCATTGTCAGCAGACTCTCTGTAGCTGGAGATGTGCAGAAACTTTGTTGTCTTGCTATTGAGAAGGCAGATGAATGGCTGGCATCTATTTCTAATGTCAATCCAAACTGCAGAG AGGATTCACTTCCTGCTGCTTGCAGGTTTCTATTTGAAGAGGTGACCTCTTCCTCTGtcattgttattttgattgaattgtCTACCACATCATCTGATGATATTAAAGGCTACAAACTCTGGTATTGCAAGAGTAGAGAAGAAGTGCACAGAAAGGAGCCTGTTTGTGTTTTTCCAAGGGCTCAGAGAAGGATTTTGATTTCCAATCTTCAGCCCTGCACGGAGTACAGTTTTCGTATTGTTTCTTATACAGATGCTGGTGACATGGGTCATTCAGAGGCTAAGTGTTTCACCAAAAGTGTGGAGATACTTCACAAGAACCTTAATTCGACATTAGCCATGAAACGTAATAAGGCAAATACCATTGTTGAAGGAAGTTGCTCTAATGCTGAGAGAGAATCCAAAATGACAATGGGAGTATGTTCTGGGTTCAAGGTTCGAGACCTCGGAAAGATCTTGCATCTGGCCTGGGCTCGAGAACAAGGATGCCTTGAAGGGTTTTGCAGTGCTGACATAGAGTGCTATGGAGCAAACAGAGTGGGCAAGCCGGAAACTCCTGAAGAAGATCCAATGCCGCCCATTTCACATGGGCTTGACCTAAATGTTGTTTCAGTACCTGATTTGAATGAAGAACTAACGCCTCCATTTGAGTCCTCAAGAGATGAAGATAATGGATGCACTTTTGAGCAAGCTGTTGAAGCAGATGACGATGCTGTTTCTCATGACATAGAGAAAAACCCTTTAGCAAGATCTCATGGTAGTGGTGACTCCCAGACTTGGACCCATGGGCCAGCTGTTGATTCCTGGGCTGAGTTGTGCAGGAAAAGATCGGCACACTCAAATGAAGAGCCGCATGACTGCGATAGTACTCTGATTAATGGGTCTCCATTTCACATTTCTGATGGTTCAGGTTGCTTAGATGAGGACTTCGAGGACTGTGTCAAGATAATTCGATGGCTAGAACGTGAAGGCCATATTAACCAAGATTTTAGGCTGAAATTACTAACATGGTTTAGTTTAAGATCAACAGAGCAAGAACGTAGGGTGGTTAATACGTTTATTCAAACTCTGATTGATGATCCAAGTAGCTTAGCAGGACAGTTGGTTGACTCTTTTTCTGATATTGTATCAAGCAAGAGGCCTCGGAATGCGTTCTGTAGTAAGCTGTGGCATTAG
- the LOC123194961 gene encoding VIN3-like protein 1 isoform X1, which produces MSILLTSCLDGLKFAKKMIGKPNGKEVSGVQSLSSSVHSTPEKIGHSDDASRSPELLQEFVKSGPKKELLRSCFDKDKKNSASSKSKMAELPKSNNKTIKKHDSKKVSSSPTNQSSRKQQRKGENPIRLPPPSEQSPDFGCSNTWICKNSACRAVRSIDDTFCKRCSCCICHLFDDNKDPSLWLVCTSESGEEDSCGLSCHIECALQQEKVGVVDLGQLMQLDGSYCCAACGKVSGILGCWKKQLIVAKDARRLDVLCYRIYLSYRLLSGTSRFKELHNIIKDAKSKLETEVGPVNGLSAKMARGIVSRLSVAGDVQKLCCLAIEKADEWLASISNVNPNCREDSLPAACRFLFEEVTSSSVIVILIELSTTSSDDIKGYKLWYCKSREEVHRKEPVCVFPRAQRRILISNLQPCTEYSFRIVSYTDAGDMGHSEAKCFTKSVEILHKNLNSTLAMKRNKANTIVEGSCSNAERESKMTMGVCSGFKVRDLGKILHLAWAREQGCLEGFCSADIECYGANRVGKPETPEEDPMPPISHGLDLNVVSVPDLNEELTPPFESSRDEDNGCTFEQAVEADDDAVSHDIEKNPLARSHGSGDSQTWTHGPAVDSWAELCRKRSAHSNEEPHDCDSTLINGSPFHISDGSGCLDEDFEDCVKIIRWLEREGHINQDFRLKLLTWFSLRSTEQERRVVNTFIQTLIDDPSSLAGQLVDSFSDIVSSKRPRNAFCSKLWH; this is translated from the exons TTTCTGGCGTTCAAAGCCTTTCTTCCAGTGTGCACAGCACCCCTGAGAAAATCGGGCATTCAGATGATGCTTCAAGGAGTCCAGAACTCCTCCAGGAGTTTGTGAAATCCGGACCAAAGAAGGAACTTCTTCGAAGTTGTTTTGATAAGGACAAGAAAAACTCAGCTTCATCAAAAAGCAAAATGGCTGAACTTCCAAAAAGTAATAACAAGACAATTAAGAAGCATGATTCAAAAAAGGTTTCTTCAAGTCCCACCAATCAGTCTTCTAGGAAGCAACAGAGAAAGGGGGAGAACCCCATACGACTGCCTCCTCCTTCTGAGCAATCTCCAGATTTTGGATGTTCAAACACATGGATCTGTAAAAATTCTGCTTGTAGAGCTGTTCGGTCCATTGATGACACATTTTGCAAGAGGTGTTCTTGTTGTATCTGTCACCTGTTTGATGACAATAAGGACCCTAGCCTCTGGTTGGTTTGTACATCTGAATCTGGTGAAGAGGACTCCTGTGGACTATCTTGTCACATTGAGTGTGCCCTTCAACAAGAAAAGGTTGGGGTTGTTGATCTTGGGCAATTAATGCAGCTAGATGGCAGTTATTGTTGTGCTGCTTGTGGTAAAGTGTCGGGGATTCTTGG ATGTTGGAAGAAGCAACTAATTGTAGCTAAGGATGCTCGTCGACTGGATGTACTttgttatagaatttatttaagCTATAGGCTCCTCAGTGGGACTTCAAGGTTCAAAGAATtgcataatattataaaagatgCGAAGTCCAAGCTAGAAACAGAGGTGGGTCCAGTGAATGGACTTTCTGCAAAGATGGCACGCGGCATTGTCAGCAGACTCTCTGTAGCTGGAGATGTGCAGAAACTTTGTTGTCTTGCTATTGAGAAGGCAGATGAATGGCTGGCATCTATTTCTAATGTCAATCCAAACTGCAGAG AGGATTCACTTCCTGCTGCTTGCAGGTTTCTATTTGAAGAGGTGACCTCTTCCTCTGtcattgttattttgattgaattgtCTACCACATCATCTGATGATATTAAAGGCTACAAACTCTGGTATTGCAAGAGTAGAGAAGAAGTGCACAGAAAGGAGCCTGTTTGTGTTTTTCCAAGGGCTCAGAGAAGGATTTTGATTTCCAATCTTCAGCCCTGCACGGAGTACAGTTTTCGTATTGTTTCTTATACAGATGCTGGTGACATGGGTCATTCAGAGGCTAAGTGTTTCACCAAAAGTGTGGAGATACTTCACAAGAACCTTAATTCGACATTAGCCATGAAACGTAATAAGGCAAATACCATTGTTGAAGGAAGTTGCTCTAATGCTGAGAGAGAATCCAAAATGACAATGGGAGTATGTTCTGGGTTCAAGGTTCGAGACCTCGGAAAGATCTTGCATCTGGCCTGGGCTCGAGAACAAGGATGCCTTGAAGGGTTTTGCAGTGCTGACATAGAGTGCTATGGAGCAAACAGAGTGGGCAAGCCGGAAACTCCTGAAGAAGATCCAATGCCGCCCATTTCACATGGGCTTGACCTAAATGTTGTTTCAGTACCTGATTTGAATGAAGAACTAACGCCTCCATTTGAGTCCTCAAGAGATGAAGATAATGGATGCACTTTTGAGCAAGCTGTTGAAGCAGATGACGATGCTGTTTCTCATGACATAGAGAAAAACCCTTTAGCAAGATCTCATGGTAGTGGTGACTCCCAGACTTGGACCCATGGGCCAGCTGTTGATTCCTGGGCTGAGTTGTGCAGGAAAAGATCGGCACACTCAAATGAAGAGCCGCATGACTGCGATAGTACTCTGATTAATGGGTCTCCATTTCACATTTCTGATGGTTCAGGTTGCTTAGATGAGGACTTCGAGGACTGTGTCAAGATAATTCGATGGCTAGAACGTGAAGGCCATATTAACCAAGATTTTAGGCTGAAATTACTAACATGGTTTAGTTTAAGATCAACAGAGCAAGAACGTAGGGTGGTTAATACGTTTATTCAAACTCTGATTGATGATCCAAGTAGCTTAGCAGGACAGTTGGTTGACTCTTTTTCTGATATTGTATCAAGCAAGAGGCCTCGGAATGCGTTCTGTAGTAAGCTGTGGCATTAG